Proteins encoded in a region of the Mycolicibacterium chitae genome:
- a CDS encoding cation transporter, with protein sequence MAAELDLARRQLLTRRIRWFVAATITYNIIEAAVAIPEGARVGSTALIGFGLDSVIEVSSAAAVAWQFAGRDHESREKTALRVIAFSFFALAAYVTVDAVQSLVGVGEPPRHSTIGIVLAALSLAIMPVLSWLQRRAGRELGSLSAVADSKQTLLCTYLSAVLLAGLALNSLFGWWWSDSVAALVIAAVAAREGVEAWRGQHCCG encoded by the coding sequence ATGGCGGCCGAGTTGGACCTGGCGAGGCGACAGCTACTGACCCGGCGCATCCGCTGGTTCGTGGCCGCGACCATCACCTACAACATCATCGAGGCCGCGGTGGCGATCCCGGAGGGTGCGCGGGTCGGCTCGACCGCGTTGATCGGGTTCGGGTTGGACTCGGTGATCGAGGTGTCCTCGGCGGCCGCGGTGGCGTGGCAGTTCGCCGGGCGCGATCACGAGTCGCGGGAGAAGACGGCGCTGCGGGTGATCGCATTTTCGTTCTTCGCGCTGGCCGCCTATGTCACCGTCGACGCGGTGCAGTCGTTGGTCGGCGTCGGCGAGCCGCCACGACATTCGACGATCGGCATCGTTCTGGCCGCCCTGAGTCTGGCGATCATGCCGGTGCTGTCGTGGCTGCAGCGCCGCGCCGGCCGGGAGCTGGGATCGTTGTCGGCGGTCGCCGATTCCAAACAGACGTTGTTGTGCACGTACCTGTCGGCGGTCCTGCTGGCCGGCCTGGCGCTCAACAGCCTGTTCGGCTGGTGGTGGAGCGATTCCGTTGCGGCACTGGTGATCGCCGCGGTCGCCGCCCGCGAGGGCGTGGAGGCCTGGCGCGGTCAGCACTGCTGCGGTTAG
- a CDS encoding Rv2640c family ArsR-like transcriptional regulator, translated as MPKALPVIDMSAPVCCAPVAAGPISDDDALQIAMRLKAIADPARVKILAHLFNSPTGEEISGELAALLDLTESTVSHHLSQLRKAGLVISDRRGMNVFHRVRPEALQALCVVLDPNCCT; from the coding sequence ATGCCCAAGGCCTTACCCGTGATCGACATGAGCGCACCGGTGTGTTGCGCACCGGTGGCGGCCGGGCCGATCAGCGACGACGACGCCCTGCAGATCGCCATGCGCTTGAAGGCCATCGCCGATCCGGCCCGGGTCAAGATCCTCGCGCACCTGTTCAACTCCCCTACCGGCGAGGAGATCAGCGGTGAATTGGCCGCGCTGCTGGATCTGACCGAATCGACCGTCAGCCATCACCTGAGTCAGCTGCGCAAAGCCGGACTGGTGATCTCGGACCGTCGCGGGATGAACGTCTTTCACCGGGTGCGCCCCGAGGCGCTGCAGGCGCTGTGCGTGGTCCTGGATCCGAACTGCTGCACCTGA
- the arsB gene encoding ACR3 family arsenite efflux transporter has protein sequence MTAAAPAVVGRMSTLDRFLSVWIGAAMIAGLLLGRWVPGLNTVLESVQIDGISLPIALGLLIMMYPVLAKVRYDRLDTVTGDRKLLLSSLVLNWVFGPALMFALAWLLLPDLPEYRTGLIIVGLARCIAMVIIWNDLACGDREAAAVLVALNSVFQVVMFAVLGWFYLSVLPGWLGLDQTTIDTSPWQIAKSVLIFLGIPLIAGYLSRRIGERAKGRDWYESTFLPRIGPWALYGLLFTVVILFALQGEQITSRPLDVARIALPLLAYFAIMWGGGYLLGAALGLGYARTTTLAFTAAGNNFELAIAVAIATYGATSGQALATVVGPLIEVPVLVALIYVSLALRKRFRDAISSSPHPSAPEPGVRP, from the coding sequence ATGACCGCCGCCGCGCCGGCGGTGGTCGGCAGAATGTCCACCCTCGATCGCTTCCTGTCGGTGTGGATCGGTGCCGCGATGATCGCCGGCCTGCTGCTGGGGCGGTGGGTTCCCGGTCTGAACACCGTCCTGGAAAGCGTTCAGATCGACGGCATTTCGCTGCCGATTGCACTCGGACTGCTGATCATGATGTATCCGGTGCTGGCGAAGGTGCGCTACGACCGCCTCGATACCGTCACCGGTGATCGCAAACTGCTGCTGTCGTCGCTGGTGCTCAACTGGGTGTTCGGCCCGGCGTTGATGTTCGCGCTGGCCTGGCTGCTGCTGCCCGATCTGCCCGAGTACCGGACCGGGCTGATCATCGTCGGGTTGGCGCGGTGCATCGCGATGGTCATCATCTGGAACGACCTGGCGTGCGGCGACCGCGAAGCCGCCGCCGTGCTGGTGGCGCTCAACTCGGTCTTCCAGGTCGTCATGTTCGCGGTCCTGGGCTGGTTCTACCTTTCGGTGCTGCCCGGCTGGCTCGGCCTCGATCAGACCACCATCGACACCTCGCCGTGGCAGATCGCCAAGTCCGTGCTGATCTTCCTCGGCATCCCGCTGATCGCCGGATACCTGTCCCGGCGGATCGGCGAGCGAGCCAAGGGCCGCGACTGGTACGAGTCGACCTTCTTGCCGCGCATCGGGCCGTGGGCGCTTTACGGCTTGCTGTTCACCGTCGTGATTCTCTTTGCGCTGCAAGGCGAGCAGATCACCAGTCGCCCCCTCGACGTCGCCCGCATCGCGCTGCCGCTGCTGGCTTACTTCGCGATCATGTGGGGTGGCGGCTACCTGCTGGGCGCCGCGCTGGGGCTGGGCTACGCCCGGACCACCACCCTGGCCTTCACCGCGGCGGGCAACAACTTCGAGTTGGCCATCGCGGTCGCCATCGCGACCTACGGCGCGACCTCCGGCCAGGCGCTGGCCACCGTCGTCGGCCCCCTCATCGAGGTGCCGGTGTTGGTCGCCTTGATTTACGTCTCGCTGGCGTTGCGAAAGCGGTTCCGCGACGCCATTTCATCGAGCCCGCACCCGTCTGCCCCCGAACCTGGAGTCCGCCCATGA
- a CDS encoding arsenate reductase ArsC: protein MTDLAIDQQLALRTAATRLHAEFADTFGTETIERFLHSSYDQFASRATIPNFLPLLAERFARQRLQALARVEGKVSDGRPTVLFLCTHNAGRSQMALGFFAHLAGDRAVAWSGGSEPGSEINHAVIAAMREVGIDITGEYPKPWTDEIVQAADVVITMGCGDACPIFPGTRYENWDLPDPAGQDLDTVRPIRGIIETRVRNLLADLNVAVD, encoded by the coding sequence ATGACCGATCTCGCCATCGACCAGCAACTCGCACTGCGCACCGCCGCGACCCGGCTGCACGCCGAGTTCGCCGACACTTTCGGTACTGAAACCATCGAACGATTCCTGCACTCCTCCTATGACCAATTCGCCAGCCGCGCCACCATTCCCAACTTCCTGCCGCTGCTGGCCGAGCGCTTCGCCCGCCAACGCCTGCAGGCTTTGGCCCGGGTGGAAGGCAAGGTCAGCGACGGCAGACCCACCGTGCTGTTCCTGTGCACCCATAACGCCGGCCGCTCACAAATGGCCCTGGGTTTCTTCGCCCACCTCGCCGGCGACCGCGCTGTGGCCTGGTCGGGCGGGTCCGAACCCGGAAGCGAAATCAACCACGCCGTCATCGCCGCCATGCGTGAGGTCGGCATCGACATCACCGGCGAATACCCCAAACCCTGGACCGATGAGATCGTGCAAGCGGCTGATGTTGTGATCACCATGGGATGCGGCGACGCCTGCCCCATCTTCCCCGGGACCCGTTACGAGAACTGGGACTTGCCCGACCCGGCCGGACAAGACCTTGACACCGTGCGACCCATTCGCGGCATCATCGAGACCCGGGTACGAAATTTGCTGGCCGACCTGAACGTCGCTGTCGACTAA
- a CDS encoding thioesterase family protein, with protein MTCYYRRVSPDSYESTDLTRSNWTPEIQHGSPPLALLTREIEHHLEGSGLRIGRLVLDILGAIPVVPLTVRTFVPRPGKRISLVCAEMAPVADPDRPVARVSAWALATSDTSAGASDRYPPLVRGEAIPLPEFWWDAPGYLESVAWQRQQDEAGARIFWLRPTVALVDDEPTTALQRLAMVVDSANGIGSALNPEEFIFMNTDTAVHLHRLPTGDEFAVRARGSIGPDGLGVTTAEIFDHSGFIGTSAQTLLVQPR; from the coding sequence GTGACCTGCTACTACCGGCGGGTGTCGCCGGACTCCTACGAGTCGACCGACCTGACACGCAGCAACTGGACCCCCGAAATCCAACACGGCTCTCCCCCGCTGGCACTGTTGACCCGGGAAATCGAACACCACCTCGAGGGTTCGGGCCTGCGAATCGGGCGGTTGGTTCTCGACATCCTCGGCGCGATCCCGGTGGTACCGCTGACGGTCCGGACCTTCGTTCCGCGTCCCGGTAAGCGCATCAGCCTGGTCTGTGCGGAGATGGCACCGGTGGCCGATCCGGATCGACCGGTGGCCCGGGTGTCGGCGTGGGCGTTGGCCACCAGCGATACCTCCGCGGGGGCGTCGGACCGGTATCCCCCGCTGGTCCGCGGCGAGGCGATACCGCTGCCGGAGTTCTGGTGGGACGCCCCGGGCTACTTGGAGTCGGTGGCCTGGCAGCGTCAGCAGGACGAGGCCGGCGCCCGGATCTTCTGGCTGCGACCGACAGTCGCCTTGGTGGACGACGAGCCCACCACGGCCCTGCAGCGACTGGCCATGGTGGTCGACTCGGCCAACGGCATCGGCTCGGCGCTGAACCCCGAGGAGTTCATCTTCATGAACACCGACACCGCGGTGCATCTGCATCGGCTGCCGACCGGCGACGAGTTCGCGGTGCGGGCCCGCGGCTCCATCGGCCCCGACGGCCTCGGCGTGACCACGGCCGAGATCTTTGACCACTCCGGTTTCATCGGCACCTCGGCGCAGACGCTGTTGGTGCAGCCGCGCTAG
- the arc gene encoding proteasome ATPase — MSESERSEAYSDGFNTAMSSEDAAELEQLRREAAALREQLAEVAGGAGGARSARDVHQLEARIDSLAARNAKLMETLKEARQQLLALREEVDRLGQPPSGYGVVLDVAEDDTVDVFTSGRKMRLTVSPNIDVNTLKKGQTVRLNEALTVVEAGSFESVGEISSLREILADGKRALVVGHADEERIVWLAEPLIAANDLPAEVAGSLTEAELELRPRKLRPGDSLLVDTKAGYAFERIPKAEVEDLVLEEVPDVSYHDIGGLTRQIEQIRDAVELPFLHKDLYREYALRPPKGVLLYGPPGCGKTLIAKAVANSLAKKMAELRGEESREAKSYFLNIKGPELLNKFVGETERHIRLIFQRAREKASEGTPVIVFFDEMDSIFRTRGTGVSSDVETTVVPQLLSEIDGVEGLENVIVIGASNREDMIDPAILRPGRLDVKIKIERPDAESAQDIFSKYLTEELPINDDDLAEFSGDRGLTIKAMIEKVVDRMYAEIDDNRFLEVTYANGDKEVMYFKDFNSGAMIQNVVDRAKKNAIKSVLETGQKGLRIQHLLDSIVDEFAENEDLPNTTNPDDWARISGKKGERIVYIRTLVTGKSSSASRAIDTESNLGQYL; from the coding sequence ATGAGTGAGTCGGAGCGTTCAGAAGCGTACTCGGACGGTTTCAACACCGCCATGTCCAGCGAAGACGCCGCCGAGCTCGAGCAGCTGCGCCGCGAGGCCGCGGCATTGCGAGAGCAGTTGGCGGAGGTCGCCGGCGGTGCTGGAGGCGCCCGCAGCGCGCGCGATGTGCATCAACTCGAGGCCCGGATTGACTCGCTCGCCGCGCGCAACGCGAAATTGATGGAAACTCTTAAAGAAGCCCGTCAGCAACTCCTCGCCCTGCGCGAGGAGGTCGACCGGCTGGGCCAGCCGCCCAGCGGGTACGGCGTGGTGCTCGACGTGGCCGAGGACGACACCGTCGACGTGTTCACCTCGGGGCGCAAGATGCGGCTGACGGTCTCGCCCAACATCGACGTCAACACCCTCAAGAAGGGCCAGACCGTTCGGCTCAACGAGGCGTTGACGGTGGTCGAGGCGGGCAGCTTCGAGTCGGTCGGCGAGATCAGCTCGCTGCGCGAGATCCTGGCCGACGGCAAGCGCGCGCTGGTGGTCGGCCACGCCGACGAGGAGCGCATCGTCTGGTTGGCCGAGCCGTTGATCGCCGCCAACGATCTGCCGGCCGAGGTCGCCGGTTCGCTCACCGAGGCCGAGCTGGAACTGCGGCCGCGCAAGCTCCGTCCCGGTGATTCGCTGCTGGTGGACACCAAGGCCGGTTACGCCTTCGAGCGCATCCCCAAGGCCGAGGTCGAAGACCTCGTGCTCGAGGAGGTGCCCGACGTCAGCTACCACGACATCGGCGGCCTGACGCGGCAGATCGAGCAGATCCGCGACGCCGTCGAGTTGCCGTTCCTGCACAAGGATCTCTACCGCGAGTACGCGTTGCGGCCGCCCAAGGGTGTGTTGCTCTACGGCCCGCCCGGCTGCGGCAAGACGCTGATCGCCAAGGCGGTGGCAAACTCGCTGGCCAAGAAGATGGCCGAGCTGCGCGGCGAGGAGTCCCGGGAAGCCAAGTCGTACTTCCTGAACATCAAGGGCCCCGAGCTGCTCAACAAGTTCGTCGGCGAGACCGAGCGGCACATCCGGCTGATCTTCCAGCGGGCCCGGGAGAAGGCCTCCGAGGGCACCCCGGTGATCGTGTTCTTCGACGAGATGGACTCGATCTTCCGCACCCGCGGCACGGGCGTGAGCTCGGACGTGGAGACCACCGTGGTCCCGCAGTTGCTCAGCGAGATCGACGGCGTCGAGGGCTTGGAGAACGTCATCGTGATCGGCGCCTCCAACCGTGAGGACATGATCGACCCGGCGATCCTGCGGCCCGGCCGCCTGGACGTCAAGATCAAGATCGAGCGCCCGGACGCCGAGTCGGCCCAGGACATCTTCAGCAAGTACCTCACCGAGGAACTGCCGATCAACGACGACGACCTCGCCGAGTTCAGCGGCGACCGCGGCCTGACCATCAAGGCCATGATCGAGAAGGTCGTCGACCGGATGTACGCCGAGATCGACGACAACCGGTTCCTGGAGGTCACCTACGCCAACGGTGACAAGGAAGTCATGTACTTCAAGGACTTCAACTCCGGGGCCATGATCCAGAACGTGGTCGACCGGGCGAAGAAGAACGCCATCAAGTCGGTGCTGGAGACCGGTCAGAAGGGTCTGCGCATCCAGCATCTGCTGGACTCCATCGTCGACGAGTTCGCCGAGAACGAGGACCTGCCCAACACCACCAATCCCGATGACTGGGCACGGATCTCGGGCAAGAAGGGCGAGCGGATCGTCTACATCCGCACGCTGGTCACGGGCAAGAGTTCCAGCGCCAGCCGCGCGATCGACACCGAGAGCAACCTGGGCCAGTACCTCTAG
- a CDS encoding ArsI/CadI family heavy metal resistance metalloenzyme, protein MSRVQLALNVDDLDQAIAFYTKLFNTAPAKVKPGYANFAVAEPPLKLVLLENPGRGGTLNHLGVEVGSSEQVHSEIARLSGEGLFTAEEIGTTCCFATQDKVWVTGPAGEKWEVYTVLADSEEFGSSPQHLDPEAQGATSATACC, encoded by the coding sequence ATGTCCCGGGTTCAACTCGCCCTCAACGTCGACGATCTCGACCAGGCGATTGCGTTCTACACCAAGCTGTTCAACACCGCGCCGGCGAAGGTCAAGCCGGGCTATGCGAACTTCGCGGTCGCCGAACCGCCGCTGAAGCTCGTGCTGTTGGAGAACCCCGGCCGCGGCGGCACCCTCAACCACCTCGGCGTGGAGGTCGGCAGCAGTGAGCAGGTGCACTCCGAGATTGCCCGACTGTCGGGCGAGGGGCTGTTCACCGCCGAGGAGATCGGCACGACGTGCTGCTTCGCCACCCAGGACAAGGTGTGGGTGACTGGACCTGCGGGCGAGAAGTGGGAGGTCTACACCGTGCTGGCCGATTCGGAAGAATTCGGCAGCAGTCCGCAGCACCTCGACCCGGAGGCCCAGGGGGCCACCTCCGCCACCGCCTGCTGCTGA
- a CDS encoding DUF503 domain-containing protein codes for MWIGWLEFDVLLGDVRSLKEKRSVVRPIVAELRRRFAVSAAETGAAELHRRAGIGVSMVAGDRAHVVEVLDAAERLVAARPEIELLSARRGLVHSDD; via the coding sequence GTGTGGATCGGCTGGCTCGAGTTCGATGTGCTGCTCGGCGACGTGCGTTCGCTGAAAGAGAAACGGTCGGTGGTGCGGCCCATCGTCGCCGAATTGCGCCGCCGGTTCGCGGTCTCCGCCGCCGAGACGGGAGCAGCGGAGTTGCATCGCCGCGCCGGGATCGGGGTGTCGATGGTGGCCGGGGACCGCGCCCACGTGGTCGAGGTGCTCGACGCCGCGGAGCGGTTGGTGGCCGCGCGCCCCGAGATCGAATTGCTCTCGGCGCGCCGCGGCCTGGTCCACAGCGACGACTGA
- a CDS encoding RecB family exonuclease: MHRPALSPSRAADFKQCPLLYRFRAIDRLPEPPSAAQARGSVVHTALEQLYALPAPQRDPQTALSLVEPAWQLLAAEEPEFAETFGAEQRDRLLAEAQALLSGYYRLEDPTRFDPDSCEQRVEVELEDGTLLRGYIDRIDVAPTGEVRVVDYKTGKAPPEARGFAEAKAMFQMKFYAIALLRSRGVLAARLRLVYLADGQVLDYTPDREELLRFEKTLIAMWRAIQSAGATGDFPPKPSRLCNWCSHQAHCPAFGGTPPPYPGWPVVAA; the protein is encoded by the coding sequence ATGCATCGTCCCGCCCTGTCACCGTCGCGGGCAGCCGACTTCAAGCAGTGCCCGCTGCTGTACCGATTCCGGGCCATCGATCGGCTGCCGGAGCCGCCGTCGGCCGCCCAGGCGCGCGGTTCGGTCGTGCACACCGCGCTCGAACAGCTCTACGCGCTGCCGGCCCCGCAGCGCGACCCGCAGACCGCGCTGTCCCTGGTGGAGCCCGCCTGGCAGTTGCTGGCCGCCGAGGAGCCGGAGTTCGCCGAGACGTTCGGCGCCGAACAGCGCGACCGGTTGCTCGCCGAGGCCCAGGCCCTGCTGTCCGGGTACTACCGCCTCGAGGACCCCACCCGGTTCGATCCGGACTCCTGCGAACAGCGCGTGGAGGTGGAACTCGAGGACGGCACGCTGCTGCGCGGCTACATCGACCGCATCGACGTGGCGCCGACGGGCGAGGTGCGCGTGGTGGATTACAAGACCGGCAAGGCACCGCCGGAGGCCCGCGGCTTCGCCGAGGCCAAGGCGATGTTCCAGATGAAGTTCTACGCGATCGCGCTGCTGCGATCGCGGGGGGTGCTGGCCGCGCGGCTGCGACTGGTATATCTGGCTGATGGCCAAGTGCTGGACTACACGCCCGACCGCGAGGAACTGCTGCGCTTCGAGAAGACGCTGATCGCGATGTGGCGTGCCATTCAATCAGCCGGTGCGACGGGCGATTTCCCGCCGAAGCCGTCGCGGCTCTGCAACTGGTGCAGCCATCAGGCGCACTGTCCGGCCTTCGGCGGCACGCCGCCGCCGTACCCCGGCTGGCCGGTGGTGGCCGCGTGA
- a CDS encoding DUF4126 family protein: MTTHVLVLLLAVLIGAVAGLRAFTAPAVLAWATVLQWINLDGTWASWMGNWVVVALLTVLAVVELISDQLPKTPNRTAAAPFAARLVTGALSGAVLGTAWGYTWGGLGAGMIGAVLGTLGGYHLRRKLSDRQGIDLPVALTEDVVAVLAGFSIAALTAAL; the protein is encoded by the coding sequence CGCGGTCGCCGGGTTGCGCGCGTTCACCGCGCCCGCGGTGCTGGCCTGGGCGACGGTGTTGCAGTGGATCAACCTCGACGGGACCTGGGCCTCCTGGATGGGCAACTGGGTCGTCGTGGCCCTGCTGACCGTGCTGGCCGTCGTCGAACTGATCTCCGATCAGCTGCCCAAGACCCCGAACCGGACCGCCGCGGCGCCGTTCGCGGCGCGACTGGTCACCGGCGCGCTGTCGGGCGCGGTGCTGGGGACGGCCTGGGGGTACACCTGGGGCGGCCTCGGCGCCGGCATGATCGGCGCGGTGCTCGGCACCCTCGGCGGCTATCACCTGCGCCGCAAGCTGTCCGACCGGCAGGGCATCGATCTGCCGGTGGCCCTGACCGAGGATGTCGTCGCGGTGTTGGCCGGTTTCAGCATCGCGGCCCTGACAGCGGCGCTGTGA
- a CDS encoding ArsR/SmtB family transcription factor produces the protein MQTVPVMHRDALARFGYALSDTTRAQILMSLRTASRYPSDLADEIGVSRQIVSNHLACLRGCGLVVAMPEGRRSRYELADARIAKALDDLVGLVLTVDPECCCSIGTGDGCC, from the coding sequence ATGCAAACAGTGCCGGTGATGCATCGTGACGCGTTGGCCCGGTTCGGCTATGCCCTATCCGATACCACCCGGGCCCAGATCTTGATGTCGCTGCGGACGGCCTCGCGTTACCCGTCCGATCTGGCGGACGAAATCGGCGTGTCTCGTCAGATTGTGTCGAATCACCTTGCCTGCCTTCGCGGTTGTGGATTGGTGGTCGCGATGCCGGAGGGGCGCCGGTCTCGTTACGAGTTGGCCGATGCCCGGATCGCCAAAGCCCTCGACGACCTCGTTGGGTTGGTCCTGACGGTGGATCCGGAGTGCTGCTGTTCGATCGGCACCGGGGATGGGTGCTGCTGA
- a CDS encoding tRNA (adenine-N1)-methyltransferase: MSDATGPFRVGDRVQLTDAKGRHYTMVLTPGGEFHTHRGAIPYDSVIGQPEGSVVKSTNGDPFLVLRPLLIDYVLSMPRGAQVIYPKDAAQIVHEGDIFPGATVLEAGAGSGALTCSLVRAVGPTGRVISYEVRADHAEHAVRNVETFFGERPANWDLSIADLADYPDDGPQVDRVVLDMLAPWDVLDTVARALVPGGVLMVYVATVTQLSKVVEALRAQQCWTEPRSWETLQRGWDVVGLAVRPQHNMRGHTAFLVSARRLAPGTVTPTPLRRKRQV; encoded by the coding sequence GTGTCTGACGCAACCGGTCCCTTCCGCGTGGGTGACCGCGTACAACTCACCGACGCCAAGGGGCGGCACTACACGATGGTGCTGACCCCCGGCGGGGAGTTCCATACCCACCGCGGCGCCATCCCGTACGACTCGGTGATCGGTCAGCCCGAGGGTTCGGTGGTGAAGTCCACCAACGGCGACCCGTTCCTGGTGCTGCGCCCGCTGCTGATCGACTACGTCCTGTCGATGCCGCGCGGCGCCCAGGTGATCTACCCCAAGGACGCCGCCCAGATCGTGCACGAGGGCGACATCTTCCCCGGCGCGACGGTGCTCGAGGCCGGGGCCGGGTCGGGCGCGCTGACCTGTTCGCTGGTGCGCGCCGTGGGGCCGACGGGACGGGTGATCTCCTATGAGGTGCGCGCCGATCACGCCGAACATGCGGTGCGCAACGTCGAGACCTTCTTCGGGGAGCGCCCGGCCAACTGGGACCTGAGCATCGCCGACCTCGCCGACTACCCGGACGACGGCCCGCAGGTCGACCGCGTCGTCCTCGACATGCTCGCCCCGTGGGACGTGCTGGACACGGTGGCCCGCGCGCTGGTGCCCGGCGGGGTGCTCATGGTCTACGTCGCGACCGTCACACAGCTCTCGAAGGTCGTCGAAGCGCTGCGCGCGCAGCAGTGCTGGACCGAGCCGCGGTCCTGGGAGACGCTGCAGCGCGGCTGGGACGTCGTCGGGCTCGCGGTGCGCCCGCAGCACAACATGCGCGGGCACACGGCGTTCCTGGTGTCGGCGCGGCGGCTGGCGCCCGGGACGGTCACCCCGACCCCGCTGCGCCGCAAGCGCCAGGTCTGA
- a CDS encoding ArsR/SmtB family transcription factor, translating to MSKSGSRVADAPGCPPGALLPEPLSATAATEMAVKLKALADPVRLQLLSAIASRAGGEACVCDIAVGVEVSQPTVSHHLKVLRDAGLLTSQRRASWVYYAVVPDALASLAVLLGVADPVGARG from the coding sequence ATGTCGAAGTCAGGGTCGCGGGTCGCCGATGCGCCAGGCTGTCCGCCCGGGGCGCTGCTGCCGGAACCGCTGTCGGCCACCGCGGCGACGGAGATGGCGGTGAAGCTCAAGGCGCTGGCCGATCCAGTGCGCCTGCAGTTGCTCTCCGCGATCGCGAGCCGCGCCGGGGGCGAGGCGTGCGTGTGCGATATCGCGGTCGGGGTGGAGGTTTCACAACCGACCGTCTCGCATCACCTCAAGGTGCTGCGCGATGCCGGTCTGCTGACTTCGCAGCGTCGTGCCTCGTGGGTGTACTACGCGGTGGTGCCCGACGCCCTGGCCAGCCTGGCTGTGCTGCTCGGGGTGGCTGACCCGGTCGGGGCGCGCGGATGA
- a CDS encoding FAD-containing oxidoreductase — MTERFDAIVVGAGQAGPPLAGRLTEAGKTVAVVERKLVGGTCVNYGCIPTKTLVASAYAAHTARRGAEYGVGTGDIAIDMAKVKARKDKIMLDDRHGLESWLDGMTGCTLIRGHARFIGPKTLQIDGADLAVIEADRIFLNTGGRAVVPEIPGLADCDYLTNVGILELDTVPAHLVIVGGSYIALEFAQMYRRFGAEVTVVERGARLTSREDEDISAAIKDILEAEGINVVLNAADMRFDRCDNGFELTLGAGAAPIAGSHLLMATGRRPNTDDLGLEVAGVECDERGYVKVDDQLRTSADGIWAMGDCNGRGAFTHTSYNDFEIVAANLLDDDPRRVSDRVMTYALYIDPPLGRAGMSVDQVRRSGRPALVATRPMTRVGRAVEKGESQGFMKVVVDAETEQILGAAVLGVGGDEVIHSILDIMTAKLPYTAISRTMHIHPTVSELVPTLLQDLQPLS; from the coding sequence GTGACCGAGCGCTTCGACGCGATCGTCGTCGGAGCGGGACAGGCCGGCCCGCCGTTGGCCGGGCGACTGACCGAGGCCGGAAAGACGGTCGCGGTAGTCGAACGCAAACTCGTCGGCGGCACCTGTGTGAACTACGGCTGTATCCCGACCAAGACCCTGGTCGCCAGCGCGTACGCCGCGCACACCGCGCGTCGCGGCGCCGAATACGGGGTGGGCACCGGGGACATCGCCATCGACATGGCAAAGGTGAAGGCGCGCAAGGACAAGATCATGCTCGACGACCGCCACGGTCTCGAGTCGTGGCTCGACGGCATGACCGGGTGCACCTTGATCCGCGGCCACGCCCGGTTCATCGGACCCAAGACCCTGCAGATCGACGGCGCCGACCTGGCCGTCATCGAGGCGGACCGGATCTTCCTCAACACCGGCGGGCGCGCCGTCGTCCCGGAGATTCCGGGCCTGGCGGACTGCGACTATCTGACCAACGTCGGGATACTCGAACTGGACACGGTGCCAGCGCATCTGGTGATCGTGGGCGGTAGTTACATCGCGCTGGAGTTTGCGCAGATGTACCGGCGCTTCGGTGCCGAGGTCACGGTCGTCGAACGGGGCGCGCGCCTGACCTCCCGCGAGGACGAGGACATCTCCGCGGCGATCAAGGACATCCTCGAAGCCGAGGGCATCAACGTCGTGCTCAACGCGGCCGATATGCGATTCGACCGGTGCGACAACGGGTTCGAGCTGACACTCGGCGCCGGCGCCGCACCGATTGCGGGCAGCCATCTGCTGATGGCGACCGGACGCCGACCCAACACCGACGACCTCGGACTGGAGGTGGCCGGGGTCGAGTGCGACGAGCGGGGCTACGTCAAGGTCGACGATCAGCTGCGCACCAGCGCGGATGGGATCTGGGCGATGGGGGACTGCAACGGCCGGGGTGCGTTCACCCACACCTCCTACAACGACTTCGAGATCGTGGCGGCCAATCTGCTCGACGACGACCCGCGCCGGGTGTCCGACCGCGTCATGACCTATGCGCTCTACATCGATCCGCCGTTGGGGCGGGCCGGGATGAGCGTGGATCAGGTACGACGGTCGGGCCGGCCGGCACTCGTGGCCACCCGACCGATGACCAGGGTGGGTCGCGCCGTGGAAAAGGGTGAGTCCCAAGGCTTCATGAAGGTGGTCGTCGATGCCGAGACCGAGCAGATCCTGGGCGCGGCGGTGCTGGGCGTGGGCGGTGACGAGGTCATCCACTCGATCCTCGACATCATGACCGCCAAGCTGCCCTACACCGCGATCTCGCGCACCATGCACATCCATCCGACGGTCAGCGAACTGGTGCCGACCCTGCTGCAGGATCTGCAACCGCTGAGCTGA